A window of the Bdellovibrio sp. ZAP7 genome harbors these coding sequences:
- a CDS encoding tetratricopeptide repeat protein gives MKFNRHKLLVTSLVTTLVTGSVAPVYAAPPKKGKAKPAAAPAAAPSRARTVGELLAQADRENAKVKKDSTALPTANMGFATQGNQVNLSAVKPPRSSEIMQSRAKSGDQKAQYEKLLDQQIQELYKLTQRFKTSPNRGELWLRLAELYVEKSSIVDSRKQDEYDAKLRAFQEKKTNRKPVLELEEARDYNRKAVQLYEWFQRDFPKDQKMPQALFFLGYNYFELGDVKKGAQFYEDLTKRYPNSTYVGEAHFALGEYYFENEKWADAYREYTFLIKQKKHRLHTFAMYKGGWCLFRLGKVQQGLAYLEYIIKSSRQEEAEQVAGKAVNRTRLEGEAMRDLVVFYAEGGDPANAANYFDGLIGQGSDQYLEKLAYQYQARGNKDASREIFKLLIARNPTSPKSFEFQYQIVQNFFYAKNTSRFKDELYGWVKDYGKGSDWYAANNKNKELMDSSYKLRETTLRNYILQQHQTAQNSRAQFSQTQANEGYKLYLSEFGDSPVIGDMHFYYGELLYDMQRYDEAFVQYQWVAEKAPTSKFYPKAAQNLILAVEKTIPTDAEMQKRVGNSLDPIPLDPKVDRFIKAGTWYVGKFPQSEKTPEIKFRIGRLYYQSNHFDEAVKVFRDIVKNNPKSKYSEYSANLILDIYNLKKDYAGLEKVGAEMLSVPSIAASPVGKDIRGIMEKASFKKGQDLEGQKRFAESAQAYEAFAKANPTSNLATTAMYNAGINYERAGQNGLAIAAYKGVLASKDPEAEKLRPKVRRFLAKQYQDSAQFEEAARLYKQLAQEAPKDPLSPNLMFNAAVLYEALGRGDEAIRAYTEFTKMNKKRSENVEVLYSIATIHRKADQKGAAIRNYMEYVETGGRDQEKVVESAYWVYELSKEVGAITRSKEWAGKTLAIQRRFAPNKKGPGASYAAKLKFADALMTFKEMRAVTFPNNPARQKAAADKKIGLLTKLSGELVDVIKYDSAEEVVSSLALLGDANSNMAQTIINAPLPAGLNAEETKQYKAGVEQFAAPFNGKAKDSYKACVDRAWELEAYNEAYRAALDYMSKVDPVNYYNGGEVGSELRLVNWMGQ, from the coding sequence ATGAAATTTAATAGGCACAAGCTTCTTGTTACAAGTTTAGTTACGACACTGGTTACAGGCTCCGTAGCGCCAGTGTATGCAGCTCCTCCGAAAAAGGGAAAAGCGAAACCTGCGGCCGCTCCGGCAGCCGCGCCTTCTCGTGCAAGAACTGTCGGTGAGTTGTTAGCTCAAGCTGACCGTGAAAATGCCAAGGTTAAGAAAGATTCCACGGCACTTCCGACTGCCAACATGGGTTTCGCAACTCAGGGCAATCAAGTTAATCTTTCTGCCGTAAAACCGCCTCGTTCTTCTGAGATCATGCAATCCCGCGCAAAAAGCGGAGACCAAAAAGCTCAGTACGAAAAACTTTTGGACCAACAGATTCAAGAGCTTTATAAGCTGACCCAAAGATTCAAAACCAGCCCGAACCGCGGTGAATTGTGGCTGCGTTTGGCAGAGTTGTATGTTGAAAAATCCAGTATCGTAGACTCCCGCAAGCAAGATGAGTACGATGCGAAACTTCGCGCCTTTCAGGAAAAGAAAACCAACCGTAAACCGGTTTTGGAACTGGAAGAAGCCCGCGATTACAATCGTAAAGCTGTTCAATTGTATGAATGGTTCCAACGTGACTTCCCTAAAGATCAAAAAATGCCGCAGGCATTGTTCTTCCTGGGTTATAACTATTTCGAATTGGGCGACGTAAAAAAAGGTGCTCAGTTTTACGAAGACCTGACAAAACGTTATCCGAACTCCACATACGTGGGTGAAGCGCATTTCGCTTTGGGTGAATACTACTTTGAAAATGAAAAATGGGCAGATGCTTACAGAGAATACACATTCTTGATCAAGCAAAAAAAGCACCGTTTGCATACTTTCGCGATGTACAAGGGCGGTTGGTGTTTGTTCCGTTTGGGCAAAGTCCAACAAGGTCTTGCATATCTTGAATACATCATTAAAAGCAGCCGTCAGGAAGAAGCAGAACAAGTTGCTGGTAAAGCGGTTAACCGCACTCGTCTAGAAGGCGAAGCAATGCGTGACTTGGTTGTATTCTATGCTGAGGGTGGTGACCCTGCAAATGCGGCAAACTATTTCGATGGTTTGATTGGCCAAGGCAGCGATCAGTATCTGGAGAAGCTGGCTTATCAGTATCAAGCTCGCGGTAATAAAGATGCGTCTCGTGAGATCTTTAAACTGTTGATCGCACGCAACCCGACATCGCCTAAATCTTTCGAGTTCCAGTACCAAATCGTACAGAACTTCTTTTATGCGAAGAATACATCTCGCTTTAAAGACGAACTATATGGCTGGGTAAAAGACTACGGTAAAGGCAGCGATTGGTACGCAGCTAATAATAAGAATAAAGAACTGATGGATAGCTCTTATAAATTGCGCGAAACAACTTTGCGTAACTATATCTTGCAACAGCATCAGACAGCTCAAAACTCTCGTGCGCAATTCTCTCAAACGCAAGCCAACGAAGGTTATAAGCTTTATTTGAGTGAATTTGGTGATTCTCCGGTTATTGGCGATATGCACTTCTACTACGGGGAGTTGCTATACGATATGCAACGTTACGACGAAGCTTTCGTGCAATACCAATGGGTTGCTGAGAAAGCTCCGACAAGCAAGTTCTATCCTAAAGCGGCACAGAACTTGATCTTAGCAGTTGAGAAAACGATTCCGACAGATGCAGAGATGCAAAAACGTGTTGGGAACTCTTTGGATCCGATCCCATTGGATCCAAAAGTGGATCGCTTTATCAAAGCCGGAACTTGGTACGTTGGTAAATTCCCGCAGTCTGAAAAAACTCCGGAAATTAAATTCCGTATCGGTCGTTTGTATTACCAATCGAATCATTTCGATGAAGCTGTAAAGGTGTTCCGCGATATCGTTAAGAACAATCCTAAATCCAAGTACTCTGAGTACTCGGCGAACTTGATCCTGGATATTTACAACTTGAAGAAAGACTATGCGGGGCTAGAGAAAGTCGGAGCAGAGATGTTATCTGTACCTTCAATCGCAGCGTCTCCAGTGGGTAAAGACATCCGTGGAATCATGGAAAAGGCTTCGTTCAAAAAAGGTCAGGATCTAGAAGGTCAAAAGCGCTTTGCTGAATCCGCTCAAGCTTACGAGGCTTTCGCGAAGGCAAATCCGACTTCCAACTTGGCGACGACAGCGATGTACAATGCAGGTATCAACTATGAGCGCGCCGGTCAAAATGGCTTGGCAATCGCGGCTTATAAAGGTGTATTGGCTTCAAAAGATCCAGAAGCTGAAAAGTTGAGACCTAAGGTTCGTCGATTCCTGGCAAAACAATATCAAGATTCCGCTCAGTTTGAGGAAGCAGCAAGACTGTACAAGCAACTTGCACAGGAAGCTCCAAAAGATCCTCTTTCTCCGAACTTGATGTTTAATGCCGCGGTTCTTTATGAAGCTCTTGGACGTGGGGATGAAGCGATTCGTGCTTACACAGAGTTTACTAAAATGAACAAGAAACGCAGCGAGAACGTGGAAGTTCTTTATAGCATCGCGACGATCCACCGTAAGGCAGATCAAAAAGGTGCGGCAATCCGTAACTACATGGAATACGTAGAAACGGGTGGTCGTGATCAGGAAAAAGTCGTGGAGAGTGCTTACTGGGTTTACGAATTGTCCAAAGAAGTGGGGGCTATCACTCGCTCCAAAGAATGGGCCGGCAAAACATTGGCGATTCAAAGAAGATTTGCGCCAAACAAAAAAGGCCCAGGCGCTTCTTACGCAGCTAAGTTGAAATTTGCGGATGCTTTGATGACTTTCAAAGAAATGCGCGCAGTTACATTCCCGAACAATCCGGCAAGACAAAAAGCAGCGGCTGATAAAAAAATCGGCTTGTTGACGAAGCTTTCTGGCGAATTGGTCGACGTGATCAAGTACGACAGTGCTGAAGAAGTTGTAAGTTCTCTGGCGTTGTTGGGTGATGCGAATTCCAACATGGCGCAAACGATTATCAATGCCCCACTTCCAGCAGGTCTGAACGCGGAAGAGACAAAACAGTACAAAGCGGGAGTTGAACAGTTCGCGGCTCCGTTTAACGGCAAAGCCAAAGACAGCTATAAAGCCTGTGTGGATCGCGCTTGGGAGCTTGAAGCCTACAACGAAGCCTACCGTGCGGCTTTGGATTATATGAGCAAAGTGGATCCAGTGAACTACTATAACGGTGGTGAAGTTGGTTCTGAACTTCGTCTGGTGAATTGGATGGGTCAATAA
- a CDS encoding tetratricopeptide repeat protein → MKKYLLLTVLFIAACSSAPTANQSSEDSMGMEGVSDAPTPVHEEEAPKGAKHDEPEVKPAPVASSQYSSLNSAIKSQNDEGIYRAATDILAQNGSDARALNALAMYHFKKGRFDLSRYLLSKAIGANANMSELYSNLGVVQLAQNERREAIKSFKKALSVNGLDPVASANVGSIYVQEKDYKKGLLALEVAYSKGVRDPRVLNNYAVALTATGSYDKAADLYKKVVKDDSNNREAILNYAILLVDKMEKYKDGLEVISRLKFVGGPTGSSNRINALENKAKAGLK, encoded by the coding sequence ATGAAAAAGTATCTATTGTTAACAGTCCTTTTTATTGCTGCTTGTTCTTCTGCTCCGACAGCGAATCAAAGTTCTGAAGATTCAATGGGGATGGAGGGCGTTTCTGATGCTCCTACTCCTGTGCACGAAGAAGAAGCGCCAAAGGGGGCGAAACACGATGAGCCGGAAGTAAAGCCAGCTCCAGTCGCGTCGTCTCAATACTCGAGTCTTAATTCGGCTATTAAGTCGCAGAATGACGAAGGTATCTATCGTGCAGCGACGGATATCCTGGCGCAAAATGGAAGTGATGCAAGAGCGTTGAATGCACTGGCGATGTATCACTTCAAAAAAGGTCGTTTTGATTTGTCCCGTTACCTTTTAAGCAAGGCGATTGGGGCGAATGCAAACATGTCCGAACTTTATTCAAATCTTGGAGTCGTTCAATTGGCCCAAAATGAGAGACGTGAAGCAATTAAATCTTTCAAGAAAGCATTGTCCGTCAATGGTCTTGATCCAGTAGCATCCGCGAACGTGGGATCAATTTATGTTCAGGAAAAGGACTATAAGAAGGGTCTGTTGGCTCTTGAGGTTGCTTACAGCAAAGGTGTGCGTGATCCGCGCGTGTTGAACAATTATGCAGTCGCTTTGACTGCTACGGGAAGTTACGACAAAGCCGCCGACCTATACAAGAAAGTCGTCAAAGACGACAGCAACAACCGCGAAGCAATTCTGAACTATGCTATTCTTCTGGTCGATAAAATGGAAAAATATAAAGACGGGCTCGAAGTTATAAGCAGACTAAAGTTTGTAGGTGGGCCGACAGGGTCGAGTAATCGAATAAATGCTTTGGAAAACAAGGCCAAAGCAGGTTTAAAATAA
- a CDS encoding lipopolysaccharide assembly protein LapB, whose translation MRKLLLLLIATSMVTPVVSEAQTKKAAPAKRAAQAPTQRRAVAPPNAKQQLSKALQMAQNGQYAAAANNLFTLARKPELAAERPQIKYILGTMLMQLKLYQTAAFQFVDVIRSGNPRYSKPAIEKLAIVADGLGDDTIMNYAISRVDLNSIPASQKDMVYYRLGEIQRRNREYPKAIDMFSRVGANSSYYFQALYNRGLSELESNEVPAAITVFQNMIDARAAAPVTDTNKVQAQLALARAYYQKKDWDAAIEAYSQVPRDTLAWHDAIFEQSWAMLRAARFRSAMSNFQTLHSAYYEDFYMPESLLLRSIVYLYICKYDEMEKVLNLFETTYGPVRAKIGNFIKSTNDNTYYYQELEKAKIIKTTDKSANLHLPYIVLRNIMDQGDVKRAMNYLARLNQEKSRVEGSPTFRASALGQYSLKILANRSKNTKLAIGDMMKVHLLNMRTELHDLYEQAGFIRYEMINGRKETVKKKIAGKDLGEQIDDNVNRKFYIENGFQYYPFQGEFWLDEIGNYHYLGKQSCE comes from the coding sequence ATGAGAAAACTACTATTACTCTTGATCGCAACAAGTATGGTTACGCCGGTCGTATCAGAGGCGCAGACGAAAAAAGCTGCTCCTGCGAAACGTGCGGCTCAAGCTCCAACGCAACGTAGAGCAGTGGCACCACCGAACGCAAAACAGCAATTGTCTAAAGCTTTGCAAATGGCCCAAAACGGTCAGTATGCAGCAGCAGCGAATAACCTGTTCACTTTGGCAAGAAAGCCGGAGTTGGCAGCGGAGCGTCCACAGATCAAATACATCCTGGGAACAATGTTGATGCAGTTGAAGCTTTATCAAACTGCCGCTTTCCAATTCGTGGATGTAATTCGTTCTGGAAATCCTCGCTATTCTAAGCCTGCAATTGAAAAACTTGCGATCGTGGCCGATGGATTGGGCGACGATACGATTATGAACTACGCGATCTCTCGTGTGGATTTGAACTCCATCCCGGCAAGTCAAAAAGACATGGTTTACTACCGCTTAGGAGAAATCCAACGTCGTAACAGAGAGTATCCTAAAGCGATCGATATGTTCAGTCGCGTGGGAGCAAACAGCTCTTACTACTTCCAGGCATTATACAATCGTGGTTTGTCAGAACTTGAATCAAATGAAGTGCCAGCAGCCATCACTGTTTTCCAAAATATGATTGATGCGCGTGCGGCGGCTCCGGTGACAGATACGAATAAAGTTCAGGCGCAATTGGCTTTGGCCCGTGCTTACTATCAAAAGAAAGACTGGGATGCAGCTATCGAAGCGTATTCTCAGGTCCCTCGTGACACTTTGGCATGGCATGATGCAATCTTTGAACAGTCTTGGGCAATGCTTCGTGCAGCCCGTTTTCGTTCCGCTATGAGTAATTTCCAAACTCTCCACTCGGCATATTATGAAGACTTTTATATGCCGGAGAGTTTACTTTTACGCTCGATCGTATACCTTTACATCTGTAAGTACGATGAGATGGAAAAGGTCTTGAACTTGTTCGAGACGACATATGGACCGGTACGTGCGAAAATCGGTAACTTCATTAAGAGCACGAACGACAACACTTATTACTATCAGGAACTTGAGAAAGCAAAAATCATCAAGACCACTGATAAGTCTGCGAATCTTCACCTTCCATACATCGTTCTTCGTAACATCATGGATCAGGGTGACGTGAAGCGTGCGATGAACTATCTGGCTCGTTTGAACCAGGAAAAATCCCGCGTCGAGGGGAGCCCTACGTTCCGTGCGTCTGCTTTGGGTCAGTACTCTTTGAAGATCCTGGCAAATCGTTCGAAAAATACCAAGCTTGCAATCGGCGACATGATGAAAGTGCATTTGTTGAACATGCGCACAGAGCTTCATGATCTTTACGAACAAGCTGGTTTCATCCGTTACGAAATGATCAACGGAAGAAAAGAAACTGTTAAAAAGAAAATCGCTGGTAAAGATCTTGGCGAGCAAATTGACGATAATGTGAATCGTAAGTTCTATATCGAAAATGGCTTCCAATACTATCCGTTCCAGGGTGAGTTCTGGTTGGATGAAATCGGAAACTATCACTATCTGGGCAAACAAAGTTGCGAGTAG
- a CDS encoding outer membrane beta-barrel domain-containing protein, whose protein sequence is MLNKKLFAFLLISAMLTPGLSKAQDMGGGDDVDSIETEVNRSAPKRQTIENSAAAKNYAGDDEKNVTDFKGLANLAPFQEISIIQKRFMPKTGRFELFGGGTIVTNDPFFNTMGGVLKAGYFLTESWGVELNYFGLTTAQRESTRELESNNGVSTESLAYPKSYIGADLMWSPIYGKMTWFNNRIIPFDLYFSGGYGMTETSTGESSGTVHVAAGQIFSLTKSVAFRWDFSWNFYNANVTIKEKDGSGNVIGSHKSNNSFNNLFLTVGVSWFFPEATYR, encoded by the coding sequence ATGTTGAACAAAAAACTTTTCGCATTCTTACTGATCTCCGCAATGCTGACTCCGGGTTTGTCAAAAGCTCAGGATATGGGTGGCGGTGATGATGTTGACAGCATTGAAACAGAAGTAAACCGCTCGGCTCCCAAAAGGCAGACTATTGAAAATTCAGCAGCAGCGAAAAATTATGCTGGTGATGATGAAAAGAATGTCACTGACTTTAAAGGCCTTGCGAATCTTGCACCATTTCAAGAGATCTCGATCATTCAAAAAAGATTCATGCCTAAGACAGGCCGCTTCGAATTGTTTGGTGGCGGTACCATCGTAACCAATGACCCATTCTTTAACACAATGGGTGGTGTTCTTAAGGCGGGGTACTTCCTGACTGAATCTTGGGGTGTGGAGTTGAACTATTTTGGTTTGACGACGGCACAACGTGAATCGACTCGTGAACTTGAATCGAACAATGGTGTTTCGACTGAGAGCTTGGCATATCCTAAATCCTATATCGGTGCCGATCTTATGTGGTCGCCTATTTACGGTAAAATGACTTGGTTCAACAACCGTATCATTCCTTTCGACCTGTATTTCTCGGGTGGTTACGGGATGACTGAAACATCCACAGGTGAAAGTTCTGGAACGGTCCACGTGGCTGCCGGACAGATCTTTTCTTTGACGAAGTCCGTAGCATTCCGTTGGGACTTCAGCTGGAATTTCTATAATGCCAACGTGACCATCAAAGAAAAAGATGGCAGCGGCAATGTTATCGGATCCCACAAATCTAATAACAGCTTTAACAACTTGTTCTTAACTGTAGGCGTGAGCTGGTTCTTTCCGGAGGCAACATACCGATGA